In Strigops habroptila isolate Jane chromosome 4, bStrHab1.2.pri, whole genome shotgun sequence, a single genomic region encodes these proteins:
- the MSS51 gene encoding putative protein MSS51 homolog, mitochondrial, with amino-acid sequence MAGGRRRGGSGRRGAPRQHPGTLEPAPAPAPPSATATTVTHRNAGAAPKPGRAKKPAKEPAATAPDVDSLGFQAMDRNVPGLSHVILQKLNMKSYEDYKSAMDGRKSGSDFGIRTYFEMFQKMEDTFKFCAECKKLPDALPDPKSLRRCKRCQNVYYCGVACQRANWPLHKKFCKKLKLVALDRLVEWLVFTGDIPFPTETWTKPAWDVEGWEDWFSMQEQLEEKLGAILAGRYMTLLWANAGKPRPEDRELRDSVRRLVTDFHSRPLTIGLGLRLFSIEPLAKALTVHVVGASHVETLNARLTDYDELTRMFPGHRGMEVVMVGVDVVDGPTMRPPLATPAPRGRVYLSSYKGLYHDFWESHVETKLAARPDLVVGFHPGFHACPDLLAGWLPTLLLLRDYRLPVLFTVYSEQELKSSLQLLVELEMHVVGYATNPFASLRPEQVYSSPNKAPVYCSSYYIALLGPVASAVPGAEDLEDGDGWWGEEPSAAGAAGGITPGLA; translated from the exons ATGGCGGGCGGCCGGCGGCGCGGGGGCAGCGGGCGGCGTGGGGCCCCCCGGCAGCACCCGGGGACCCTCGAACCGGCCCCTGCCCCCGCACCCCCTTCTGCCACAGCCACCACCGTGACCCACAGAAATGCGGGCGCTGCCCCCAAACCCGGCCGCGCCAAGAAGCCCGCAAAGGAGCCGGCGGCGACGGCACCCGACGTGGACTCGCTGGGCTTCCAAGCCATGGACCGCAACGTGCCGGGGCTGTCCCACGTCATCCTCCAGAAGCTCAACATGAAGAGCTATGAGGACTACAA GTCTGCCATGGATGGGAGGAAAAGCGGCAGCGATTTTGGCATCCGGACTTACTTCGAGATGTTCCAGAAGATGGAGGACACCTTCAAGTTCTGTGCTGAGTGCAAGAAGCTCCCTGATGCTCTCCCAGACCCCAAAAGCCTCCGGCGATGCAAGAG GTGCCAAAACGTGTACTACTGTGGCGTGGCGTGCCAGCGCGCCAACTGGCCGCTGCACAAGAAGTTCTGCAAGAAGCTGAAGCTGGTGGCCCTGGATCGGCTGGTGGAGTGGCTTGTCTTCACAG GAGACATCCCCTTTCCCACAGAGACCTGGACAAAGCCCGCCTGGGACGTGGAGGGCTGGGAGGACTGGTTCtccatgcaggagcagctggaggagaagtTGGGTGCCATCCTGGCCGGGCGGTACATGACCCTGCTGTGGGCCAATGCCGGGAAGCCGCGGCCAGAGGACAGGGAGCTGCGTGACTCCGTCCGGCGCCTGGTCACCGACTTCCACTCGCGGCCACTCACCATCGGCTTGGGGCTGCGGCTCTTCAGCATCGAGCCCCTCGCCAAGGCCCTCACCGTGCACGTGGTGGGAGCATCCCACGTGGAGACCCTCAATGCCCGGCTGACAGACTACGATGAGCTGACGCGGATGTTCCCGGGGCACCGTGGCATGGAGGTGGTGATGGTGGGGGTGGATGTGGTCGATGGACCCACCATGAGGCCGCCCCTGGCCACGCCGGCGCCCCGGGGAAGGGTCTATCTCAGCAGCTACAAGGGGCTCTACCATGACTTCTGGGAAAGCCACGTGGAGACCAAGCTGGCCGCCCGCCCCGACCTGGTGGTGGGCTTTCATCCAG GTTTCCACGCCTGCCCGGACCTGCTGGCGGGCTGGCtgcccaccctgctgctgctgcgggacTACCGCCTGCCCGTCCTCTTCACCGTGTACAG CGAGCAGGAGCTGAAgtcctccctgcagctcctggtggAGCTCGAGATGCACGTTGTGGGCTATGCCACCAACCCCTTCGCCTCGCTGCGGCCCGAGCAGGTCTACTCCAGCCCCAACAAGGCGCCTGTCTACTGCAGCTCCTACTACATTGCCCTGCTGGGGCCGGTGGCATCGGCTGTGCCAGGTGCTGAAGACCTGGAGGATGGTGATGGCTGGTGGGGAGAGgagcccagtgctgctggtgcGGCTGGGGGCATCACCCCGGGGCTGGCCTGA